One genomic window of Cupriavidus oxalaticus includes the following:
- the rfbB gene encoding dTDP-glucose 4,6-dehydratase has translation MSHILVTGGAGFIGANFVLDWLRQDGADGIVNVDKVTYAGNRKSLAAIESDPRHIFSQTDICDSAAITRLLQSYRPRAVLHFAAESHVDRSIDAPADFVQTNVVGTLTLLEAVLAYWRAQDGPARAAFRFLHVSTDEVFGSLGPADPPFSETSPYQPNSPYSASKAASDHMVRAYHHTYGLPVITTNCSNNYGPFQLPEKLIPLMITSALAGKPLPVYGDGLNVRDWLYVGDHCAAIREVLAYGRPGETYNVGGWNEKTNLEVVHTLCDMLDALKPKASGSYRDQIAFVKDRPGHDRRYAIDASKLARELGWKPAETFESGLLKTVQWYLHNQDWVQDVLSGEYRHWVAKQYAA, from the coding sequence TTGTCGCACATTTTGGTTACAGGCGGCGCAGGTTTCATCGGCGCCAACTTTGTTCTCGACTGGCTGCGTCAGGACGGCGCCGACGGGATCGTCAATGTCGACAAGGTGACCTACGCGGGCAACCGCAAGAGCCTGGCCGCCATTGAAAGCGATCCCCGGCACATCTTTTCGCAAACCGATATCTGCGACAGCGCAGCGATCACCCGCTTGCTGCAGTCCTACCGCCCCCGCGCGGTCCTGCATTTTGCGGCGGAAAGCCACGTCGATCGCTCTATCGACGCGCCGGCCGACTTTGTGCAGACCAACGTGGTGGGCACGCTCACGCTGCTAGAAGCGGTACTCGCCTACTGGCGAGCACAGGATGGCCCCGCCCGGGCCGCATTTCGCTTCCTGCACGTCTCCACCGACGAAGTCTTCGGCTCGCTCGGCCCTGCCGACCCGCCGTTCTCGGAAACCTCGCCCTATCAGCCGAACAGTCCGTATTCCGCCTCGAAGGCGGCATCGGATCATATGGTGCGCGCCTACCATCATACCTACGGGTTACCGGTGATCACGACCAACTGCTCCAATAACTACGGGCCATTCCAACTTCCCGAGAAGCTGATCCCGCTAATGATCACCAGTGCGCTGGCCGGCAAGCCGCTGCCTGTCTATGGCGATGGCCTCAACGTGCGCGACTGGCTCTATGTCGGCGACCACTGCGCGGCCATCCGCGAGGTGCTGGCATACGGCCGCCCCGGCGAAACCTACAACGTCGGCGGCTGGAACGAGAAGACCAACCTGGAGGTCGTGCATACGCTTTGCGACATGCTGGACGCACTGAAGCCAAAGGCCTCCGGTTCGTACCGAGACCAGATCGCGTTCGTCAAGGACCGCCCCGGCCACGACCGGCGCTACGCCATCGACGCCAGCAAGCTGGCACGGGAACTGGGATGGAAGCCGGCCGAGACCTTCGAATCTGGCCTGCTCAAGACCGTGCAGTGGTACCTGCACAACCAGGACTGGGTGCAGGACGTGCTGTCCGGCGA